The proteins below are encoded in one region of Rana temporaria chromosome 2, aRanTem1.1, whole genome shotgun sequence:
- the LOC120928118 gene encoding butyrophilin-like protein 3 isoform X1 — protein sequence MLFGITSTGRGREQNTYGGEVTSQSTMAFKSQVTIVMCTLLLPVSCLDETEVVASLYGTVTLRCWFPFIQGREGLSVVWEKNDKDGRRSIAHKFIDGQDNLRDQDINYTGRTELSGDFSYGTVDLTLREVTFNDEGTYYCRAANRRGHWDKKVDLTIGNLNAEESTVTVIHIDGKKRLKCIAIGVFRNPWVKWYDEKGFHLSEHGTRNITDIRNGRKMVESVLNLDVETNKSYFCLLREGRLKRTARAVLSDPRWRRTCPRAVKDSSTLT from the exons GAGGAGAAGTCACTTCACAATCTACAATGGCGTTCAAATCACAG GTTACAATAGTAATGTGCACactattgctgcctgtgtcctgctTGG ATGAGACTGAAGTGGTGGCTTCCCTCTATGGAACTGTCACCCTCCGGTGTTGGTTTCCCTTTATACAAGGACGGGAAGGTCTGTCGGTGGTCTGGGAGAAGAATGATAAGGATGGGAGAAGATCGATCGCACACAAGTTTATAGATGGCCAGGATAATCTCAGAGATCAAGATATAAACTACACGGGACGCACAGAATTGTCTGGAGATTTCTCCTACGGAACAGTGGACCTGACACTGCGAGAGGTCACCTTCAATGACGAAGGAACTTATTACTGCAGAGCAGCCAATAGAAGAGGCCATTGGGACAAGAAGGTGGACCTAACCATAGGCA atttaaatGCAGAGGAGTCAACAGTTACTGTCATTCACATTGATGGGAAGAAGCGTCTGAAGTGTATCGCTATCGGCGTGTTCAGGAATCCCTGGGTCAAGTGGTATGATGAGAAGGGCTTCCATCTGTCCGAACATGGAACGCGTAACATAACCGACATCCGTAATGGCCGTAAGATGGTGGAGTCTGTGCTGAACTTGGATGTGGAAACAAATAAATCATACTTTTGTCTGCTGAGAGAGGGGAGACTGAAGAGGACCGCCCGAGCTGTGCTATCAG ATCCAAGGTGGAGAAGAACTTGTCCAAGGGCCGTTAAGGATTCCTCGACCTTGACCTAG